A stretch of the Cucurbita pepo subsp. pepo cultivar mu-cu-16 chromosome LG16, ASM280686v2, whole genome shotgun sequence genome encodes the following:
- the LOC111777765 gene encoding B-box zinc finger protein 20-like gives MKIRCDVCNREEASVFCPSDEAALCSACDHHVHCANKLAEKHSRFTLLRSTPTVNSPPSCDICQVRRAFLFCLEDRAILCRECDIPIHGASEHTQKHSRFLLTGVKVSPSPTTSSSSSSVSGGGDESEEVTIEAEIGIFKTRSRKEAKMGSKGLIRGPVMEDLQPPIVGKFGGMSENGVAFSTSNISEYLESLPGWCVEEFLDSSCVADVFCKV, from the coding sequence ATGAAGATCCGCTGTGATGTTTGCAACAGAGAAGAAGCCTCTGTTTTTTGCCCCTCCGATGAAGCCGCTCTCTGTTCTGCCTGCGACCACCACGTCCACTGTGCCAACAAGCTCGCCGAGAAACACAGCCGATTCACACTCCTCCGATCCACTCCCACCGTCAATTCACCGCCGTCGTGCGATATCTGCCAGGTCCGGCGAGCGTTTCTATTCTGTCTTGAAGACAGAGCAATCCTCTGTAGAGAATGCGACATTCCAATTCACGGCGCCAGCGAACACACCCAGAAACACAGTCGGTTTCTTCTCACTGGTGTGAAGGTCTCACCGTCGCCGACGACTTCCTCTTCCTCATCCTCTGTCTCCGGCGGCGGCGATGAAAGCGAGGAGGTTACAATTGAAGCTGAAATTGGGATCTTTAAGACGAGATCGAGGAAGGAGGCGAAAATGGGGTCAAAAGGGTTGATTCGAGGTCCTGTAATGGAGGATTTACAGCCGCCAATTGTTGGGAAATTTGGTGGAATGAGTGAAAATGGGGTTGCGTTTTCGACAAGTAACATATCGGAGTATTTGGAGAGCTTGCCGGGTTGGTGCGTGgaggagtttcttgattcttcGTGTGTTGCTGATGTTTTCTGTAAAGtttga
- the LOC111777396 gene encoding LOW QUALITY PROTEIN: kinesin-like protein KIN-7D, mitochondrial (The sequence of the model RefSeq protein was modified relative to this genomic sequence to represent the inferred CDS: inserted 2 bases in 1 codon) — MASSSRARSSSPFSYRKPSSPYSSTSSSSSFTNGKLIPRSGTTSTSSYFNSGGGLGSRSTTPNRSRSDSMYHSPHGSSNLTPVGFASEELISEPVDTSKCGESISVTIRFRPLSEREFHRGDEIAWYADGDKIVRNEYNPATAYAFDKVFGSQTSTSEVYEVAAKPVIKAAMEGVNGTVFAYGVTSSGKTHTMHGDQSSPGIVPLAIRDVFSIIQDTPGREFLLRVSYIEIYNEVINDLLDPTGQNLRVREDAQGTYVEGIKEEVVLSPGHALSFIAAGEEHRHVGSNNFNLFSSRSHTIFTLMVESSVHGDEYDGVIFSQLNLIDLAGSESSKTETTGLRRKEGSYINKSLLTLGTVIGKLSEGKASHVPYRDSKLTRILQSSLSGRGHVSLICTVTPASSNMEETHNTLKFANRAKRVEIFASRNKIVDEKSLIKKYQREISSLKQELDLLKKGMLVGVNHEEIINLRQQLEEGQVKMQSRLEEEEEAKVALTSRIQRLTKLILVSSKNSMPGCLSDVPSQPRNCSLGDEDNFDVFRDVSLPAESENLKGSLSSVSEVQSNPSYDFKQRSSLSKWNANEELSSASSTVTESNQGGMTMSDQMDFLVEQVKMLSGEIAFSTSTLKRLVDRSVDDPENSKTRIQSLEHEIQEKKKQMRVLEQRITESREASVANASLVEMQQTITRLMAQCNEKGFDLEIKSADNRILQEQLQNKSAENKEIQDKLRLLQQQLTSFTGDRSSLIFKQHVPGESVNELKKKIQSQEIENEKLKLEHVQLSEENSGLRVQNQKLAEEASYAKELASAAAVELKNLAGEVSKLSVQNAKLEKELSSARATVNSRSLQNANGVNRKHDSLRPGSKGRSSGRLNERTGAFNDEFDSNDLKFELQARKQREAALEAALAEKEFIEDQYRKKIEVAKKKEEALENDLANMWVLVAKLKKEGGGAVPELVECFADGKKCSTQTDSSIMDRGMLDILKPTGGEVPKEEPLVLRLKANIQEMKEKELEXAHGDVNSSNTCKVCFPAGPSAVSDFELLINLAFLLLLLSSSPFAVCQSCSLAASECPICRTNIAFRL, encoded by the exons ATGGCCTCGTCTTCCCGAGCACGGAGTAGCTCGCCGTTTTCGTACCGGAAGCCTTCCAGTCCGTATTCTTCAACTTCTTCGTCCTCTTCGTTTACCAATGGTAAGCTGATTCCGCGCTCTGGTACGACTTCGACGTCGTCCTACTTCAATTCCGGCGGCGGACTTGGTTCTCGATCCACGACTCCCAATCGAAGTCGTTCTGATTCAATGTACCATAGTCCACATGGTTCTAGTAATCTTACTCCTGTCGGTTTCGCGTCTGAGGAGTTGATTAGCGAGCCAGTGGATACATCGAAGTGTGGAGAGAGCATTTCGGTGACGATTCGGTTCCGGCCGTTGAG CGAGAGAGAGTTTCATAGAGGGGACGAGATTGCTTGGTACGCGGATGGGGATAAAATTGTGCGGAATGAGTATAATCCAGCAACTGCATATGCGTTCG ACAAGGTTTTTGGGTCCCAGACTTCTACTTCGGAGGTGTATGAAGTAGCTGCTAAGCCTGTCATCAAAGCTGCGATGGAAGGTGTCAATG GAACTGTGTTTGCTTACGGTGTCACAAGTAGTGGGAAGACACACACTATGCAT GGAGATCAAAGTTCTCCAGGTATTGTACCATTGGCTATAAGGGATGTGTTCAGCATTATCCAAGAT ACTCCAGGGCGAGAGTTCTTGCTTCGTGTGTCATATATTGAAATCTACAATGAG GTCATAAATGACTTATTAGATCCAACAGGTCAGAATTTACGTGTTAGAGAAGATGCACAG GGCACTTATGTTGAGGGTATaaaagaagaagttgttttgtcTCCGGGGCATGCACTTTCATTCATTGCTGCTGGAGAAG AACATCGTCATGTTggatcaaataattttaatctgTTCAGTAGCCGAAGTCATACAATATTTACGTTG ATGGTCGAAAGTAGTGTTCATGGGGATGAATATGATGGAGTGATCTTTTCACAGCTT AATTTGATCGATTTAGCTGGATCTGAGAGCTCAAAGACTGAAACGACTGGATTACGGAGAAAGGAAGGGTCTTACATAAATAAAAGTCTTCTAACTCTTGGAACT GTTATTGGAAAGCTGAGCGAGGGGAAAGCATCCCATGTTCCATATCGAGATTCAAAGCTTACACGTATTTTGCAATCTTCACTAAGTGGGCGTGGGCATGTTTCT CTGATATGCACTGTTACCCCTGCATCCAGTAACATGGAAGAAACTCACAACACATTGAAGTTTGCAAATAGGGCAAAGCGAGTTGAAATTTTTGCCTCACGTAATAAG ATTGTAGATGAAAAATCTTTGATTAAAAAGTATCAAAGAGAAATCTCTAGCCTGAAACAAGAACTCGATTTGCTGAAGAAGGGCATGCTTGTTGGTGTTAATCATGAAGAGATTATCAACTTAAGGCAACAG TTGGAAGAAGGACAAGTGAAAATGCAATCGAggttggaggaagaagaagaagctaaggTTGCTCTTACGAGTAGAATTCAGAGGTTGACTAAACTCATACTTGTCTCTTCAAAGAATTCAATGCCTGGATGTTTGAGTGACGTTCCCAGTCAGCCAAGGAATTGTTCTCTTGGTGACGAAGAT AATTTTGATGTCTTCAGAGACGTGTCGTTGCCTGCTGAGAGTGAAAACCTTAAGGGATCTCTCTCTTCAGTCTCAGAAGTTCAATCGAACCCCTCCTATGATTTCAAACAACGAAGTTCTTTAAGCAAATGGAATGCGAATGAGGAGCTCTCTTCTGCCAGTAGTACAGTTACCGAATCAAATCAA GGTGGCATGACAATGTCAGATCAGATGGATTTTCTAGTTGAGCAAGTTAAGATGCTTTCTGGAGAGATTGCATTTAGTACCAGCACCCTTAAGCGCTTGGTGGACCGGTCGGTGGATGACCCAGAGAACTCTAAAACTCGT ATTCAGAGCTTGGAGCATGAGAttcaagagaaaaagaaacaaatgagGGTTTTAGAGCAACGAATAACTGAGAGTCGTGAGGCATCGGTTGCCAATGCGTCACTGGTTGAAATGCAACAG ACGATTACCAGATTGATGGCTCAGTGCAACGAGAAAGGGTTTGATCTGGAG ATCAAATCGGCTGACAACCGAATCCTCCAGGAACAATTGCAGAACAAG AGTGCGGAGAACAAGGAAATACAGGATAAATTACGTCTCTTGCAGCAGCAATTGACTTCATTTACTGGTGATCGATCATCATTGATATTTAAACAGCACGTACCTGGAGAAAGTGTTAAtgaactgaaaaagaaaattcagtCACAG gagattgaaaatgagaaattaaagcTGGAGCACGTTCAACTTTCAGAAGAAAACAGTGGATTGCGTGTTCAGAATCAGAAATTGGCTGAAGAAGCTTCTTATGCAAAAGAACTAGcctctgctgctgctgttgagttaaaaaatttagctGGGGAAGTGAGTAAGCTCTCAGTGCAGAATGCAAAATTAGAGAAGGAACTGTCATCTGCTCGAGCAACGGTCAACTCTAGGAGCTTGCAAAATGCAAATGGTGTTAATCGCAAGCATGACAGCTTAAGACCTGGGAGCAAAGGGAGGTCGTCTGGGCGTCTTAATGAAAGGACCGGTGCATTTAACGATGAATTCGATtctaatgatttaaaatttgaacttcagGCTAGAAAACAACGTGAAGCAGCACTCGAGGCTGCTTTAGCCGAAAAGGAATTTATAGAAGATCAATACAGGAAAAAGATCGAAGTcgcaaagaagaaagaggaggcTCTGGAAAATGATTTGGCGAACATGTGGGTGCTTGTTGCTAAGTTGAAGAAAGAGGGAGGAGGAGCTGTGCCAGAATTAGTAGAGTGTTTTGCTGATGGAAAAAAGTGCAGCACTCAAACTGATTCTAGCATTATGGACAGAGGAATGCTGGATATCTTAAAACCAACCGGAGGGGAAGTACCGAAGGAAGAACCACTGGTTCTCCGCCTTAAG GCAAATATTCAggagatgaaagaaaaagagctaGA AGCTCACGGCGATGTGAATTCCTCCAATACATGTAAAGTATGTTTCCCTGCCGGCCCTTCTGCTGTAAGTGATTTTGAACTTCTTATTAATCTTGCTTTCCTCCTGCTTTTGTTAAGCAGTTCCCCCTTTGCAGTGTGTCAATCTTGTTCTCTAGCTGCTTCCGAGTGTCCAATCTGCCGTACAAACATTGCTTTTCGGCTTTGA